The Triticum aestivum cultivar Chinese Spring chromosome 3A, IWGSC CS RefSeq v2.1, whole genome shotgun sequence genome includes a region encoding these proteins:
- the LOC123062323 gene encoding protein GAMETE CELL DEFECTIVE 1, mitochondrial, translating to MFALRKTLLHGRLPAPPATAASRISSFLRSLSTSPGGEGVGDEWGSSWSTGITKDHFDGSASAVGRPSPSAPVSKELAAVRTMDEEDEILRSVDRDNKEGRAYVDSWDKRFHETCELLKQVREPGSRGAYLKDSEKQEMYRLHKEDPATYTVERLAKDFRVMRQRVHAILWLKEMEEEEERKQGKPLDDSVEILLDSCPEFFNSHDREFHVASLPYKPDFKVMPEGWDGTTKDPDEVLYEISMKEDQMLYEEFVQRLEFNKKKVAGEVKCHKYSRRRPDDGWAYMVEKLGPQGRRGSGGGWKFISLPDGSSRPLNDTEKMYVKRETPKRRRRIIAPYK from the exons ATGTTCGCCCTCCGCAAAACCCTGCTCcacggccgcctccccgcgccgccggccaccgccgcctccaggaTCTCCTCCTTCCTCCGCTCCCTCTCCACATCTCCGGGGGGCGAGGGGGTCGGGGACGAATGGGGCTCCTCCTGGTCCACCGGCATCACCAAGGACCACTTCGACGGGTCCGCCTCCGCCGTCGGGCGCCCCTCCCCGTCCGCCCCCGTCTCCAAGGAGCTGGCGGCCGTCCGCACCATGGACGAGGAGGATGAGATCCTGCGCTCCGTGGATCGCGACAACAAGGAAGGGAGGGCGTACGTCGACTCGTGGGACAAGCGTTTTCACGAGACGTGCGAGCTGCTgaagcaggtgcgggagccgggaTCCCGGGGCGCCTACCTCAAGGACTCGGAGAAGCAGGAGATGTACCGGCTGCACAAGGAGGACCCCGCGACCTACACCGTGGAGCGGCTCGCCAAGGACTTCCGCGTGATGCGGCAGCGCGTGCACGCCATCCTCTGGCTcaaggagatggaggaggaggaggagaggaagcagGGCAAGCCGCTCGACGACTCCGTCGAGATCCTGCTAGACAGCTGCCCAGA GTTTTTCAATTCCCATGACAGGGAATTTCATGTGGCATCTCTTCCATATAAACCTGACTTCAAAGTTATGCCTGAGGGCTGGGATGGCACGACAAAAGATCCTGATGAGGTCCTGTATGAGATTTCAATGAAGGAAGATCAGATGTTATATGAGGAATTTGTTCAACGCTTGGAGTTCAACAAGAAAAAG GTGGCAGGAGAGGTGAAGTGCCACAAGTACAGCAGGCGACGACCAGACGATGGATGGGCCTACATGGTCGAGAAGCTTGGGCCACAGGGAAGGCGTGGTTCAGGAGGGGGCTGGAAGTTCATCAGTTTGCCTGATGGGTCGAGCCGTCCTCTGAATGACACGGAGAAGATGTATGTGAAGAGGGAGACTCCGAAACGGCGGAGGAGGATCATTGCTCCATACAAGTAA